Genomic window (Deltaproteobacteria bacterium):
ATTTTCTCGAACGTGCGCAACATCACCACGACATCGGCAGAGACGTAAGGGTGGTCAGCATTGGCTTTACAAAAATCACTGATAAAGTTTGCCATCGTCGTCAAGATCGTTCGGTTAGCCGTGGCGATAGCGGGGTTCTTGTAGTTGTCGAGACGCTCTGCAATCAGACCAGAAGTGGTCAAGATTTCAATCAGCTCTTTGAGTCTCGTGGTGTCGGCCTGCAAAATTTCCTTGAGCGCTGATTCAATCGAAGAGATGCGCAACACCCAATCCTTGCCAATTTTTTCGCCATCTTTGTGCATCAGCAGCACCATAATGTGCAGCTGTTTAATGACGTTGGCGTAAGGCGCCATGCTGCCGCCGCCACTGGCTGAGATGATGCCACTTTCCAGATTCTTTAGCCGTTCGTTCGTTGTCCTAAGGCGCGAGGACAGAGCCGACATGAGACTGACAAACCACTTGGGTATCTGTTTCATCAGTTTGCCAAAATCGTCCTGCGAGATCAGGGTCACTTCGGCCTCAGTCTGAGCCTTGACTGAAGCCGAGCGCGGCTGCTGATCAAATAACGACATTTCGCCAATCATGCCGCCGGCACCCACCTTGGCGAGCACCACTTCCTTACCCTCTTGTTCCAGGTATACACAAACCTCACCCCGGCGGATGAGATACATCCCATCCGATTTGTCGCCAGATTTAAATAAAACCTGGCCCGGCTTGATGATTTGATTGGTTCCTGACACTGCCAACTCCAAGGTCGAGGCCCATGCGGATAAAGAGCCCGCAACGGCTCATCCTCGCCATCGGTTGGTTGCGTCTAGGTCTGTAATTTCGTGTAGCGCGAGCGCTCCCGCGGCGGAAGCTAAATAGCCGACTCGTCAAACTCTTCTAACACCTCTTTCAGGTATGCCAAAAAGCGTGCCCCTCCCTCGCCATCGACAACGCGGTGATCGAAGGTTAGTCCGATCTGCACTATAGGACGTATCCCGATCAAATCGTTAATCACGACCGGTCTCTTGATGATGGCGCCTACGCTGAGTATAGCGACCTGAGGCTGGTTGATGATTGGCGCTGACACTAAACTGCCAAACATCCCTGGATTCGTGATCGAGAATGTGCCGCCTTGGACATCTTCCGGCAGTAATTTTTTGGTGCGGGCACGCGTCGCTAGGTCATTGACGCGGCGGGCGATGCCAGTCACGTTGAGTGATCCCGCGTCACGAATCACCGGGACGATCAGGCCGGTTTCAATCGCTACGGCGACGCCGATATTGATTTGATCCTTCCACAGTATATCGTCGCCATCGACCGAGACATTGACGATCGGATATTTCTTGATAGCCTGCACGGCAGCGTGCACAAAGAAAGGCGTATAGGTGAGTCCAAAGCCCTCACGCGCCTTGAACCCAGCCTGCGCTTTAGCCCTGGCAGCAGCGACCCGGTGCATATCGATTTCAAAAATGGTTGTGACGTGCGGCGATGTGCGCACTGAGCGGACCATGTGCTCAGCGATCAGGGCGCGCATCTTCGACATGCGCTCACGACGGACCGGCACCCCTTCCAGAGTCTCAACGCCGCCATCCTTTTTCGTCCCTAGCGGCGCATCGGCAACAGTTTTACTGACGGCAACTGATGGCTCTGATGTCGGGCCGCGCGACTTGGCTGACTCTAGGTCACGCTTAGTAATACGCCCGTGCAAGCCGGTGCCGACGATGCCGGCAAGATCAATCCGCTCCTCCTTAGCCATCTTGCGGACCAGAGGGGACGACTTTTGTCTGACGTCGCCAGTGGGCGCGGCATGAACAGCTGTAGCTTCGACCTTAGTTGGAACCGCAGCCAAGTCCGTGGTCTTTGGTGGCGTGCTGACGCGAGACGGCGAGCTGGTGGCACTCGCAGCCGAGCCACTGGCACTACTACGAATAATTGCTATCACCTTGTTCACTTCGACGGTAGTGCCGTCACTTACCAAAATCTCCGTGAGGACGCCGCTAGCCGGCGACGGAATTTCCGTATCTACCTTGTCAGTAGACACCTCGAGTAAAGGTTCCTCGAGATGTACCTGCTCGCCCGGCTTTTTCAGCCATTTGACCAGAGTGGCTTCGGTAATGCCTTCGC
Coding sequences:
- a CDS encoding 2-oxo acid dehydrogenase subunit E2 produces the protein MQNDTTEVLMPLMGEGITEATLVKWLKKPGEQVHLEEPLLEVSTDKVDTEIPSPASGVLTEILVSDGTTVEVNKVIAIIRSSASGSAASATSSPSRVSTPPKTTDLAAVPTKVEATAVHAAPTGDVRQKSSPLVRKMAKEERIDLAGIVGTGLHGRITKRDLESAKSRGPTSEPSVAVSKTVADAPLGTKKDGGVETLEGVPVRRERMSKMRALIAEHMVRSVRTSPHVTTIFEIDMHRVAAARAKAQAGFKAREGFGLTYTPFFVHAAVQAIKKYPIVNVSVDGDDILWKDQINIGVAVAIETGLIVPVIRDAGSLNVTGIARRVNDLATRARTKKLLPEDVQGGTFSITNPGMFGSLVSAPIINQPQVAILSVGAIIKRPVVINDLIGIRPIVQIGLTFDHRVVDGEGGARFLAYLKEVLEEFDESAI
- a CDS encoding cyclic nucleotide-binding domain-containing protein, whose amino-acid sequence is MELAVSGTNQIIKPGQVLFKSGDKSDGMYLIRRGEVCVYLEQEGKEVVLAKVGAGGMIGEMSLFDQQPRSASVKAQTEAEVTLISQDDFGKLMKQIPKWFVSLMSALSSRLRTTNERLKNLESGIISASGGGSMAPYANVIKQLHIMVLLMHKDGEKIGKDWVLRISSIESALKEILQADTTRLKELIEILTTSGLIAERLDNYKNPAIATANRTILTTMANFISDFCKANADHPYVSADVVVMLRTFEKMVATAPYETVSAGLDEMIKEGKRANLVTDNWGTEITTLAKAGESVKIVKTSTGLGLRAKKAELALFVQCCQVLAALYKGKFN